A genome region from Crossiella equi includes the following:
- the solA gene encoding N-methyl-L-tryptophan oxidase, whose product MYDVIVIGLGGMGSAAAYHLAARGARVLGLERFGPAHSNGSSHGGSRIIRQSYFEDPAYVPLLLRAYELWDQLAADSGQDVITRTGGVMVGRPDCLTVAGSRLSAETWGLPHEMLDAAEIRRRFPTLTPADDEVALYEAKAGFVRPERTVTAHLDLAAKAGAELHYSEPVLDWETDGEGVRVRTAAATYRAEKLVICPGAWAPGLLADLRVPFKVERQIQYWFEPTGGIAPFQPEVHPIYIWEADGGTQAYGFPASDGPDGGAKVAFFRVGSECTPDTIDRTVHPHEVEAMAAFMRPRIPDLPGTYLRAATCMYTTTADEHFVIATHPGHDRVTVACGFSGHGFKFVPVVGEILADLSLTGTTAHPIELFRPERLQTSEVNP is encoded by the coding sequence ATGTACGACGTGATCGTGATCGGCCTCGGCGGCATGGGCAGTGCCGCCGCCTACCACCTCGCCGCCCGGGGCGCCCGCGTGCTCGGCCTGGAACGGTTCGGGCCCGCGCACAGCAACGGGTCCAGCCACGGCGGGTCCCGCATCATCCGACAGTCCTACTTCGAGGACCCCGCCTACGTCCCGCTGCTGCTGCGCGCCTACGAGCTGTGGGACCAGCTGGCCGCGGACTCCGGCCAGGACGTCATCACCCGCACCGGCGGCGTCATGGTCGGCAGACCGGACTGCCTCACCGTGGCGGGCAGCAGGCTCTCCGCGGAGACCTGGGGACTGCCGCACGAGATGCTGGACGCGGCCGAGATCCGCCGCCGCTTCCCGACCCTCACCCCGGCCGACGACGAGGTCGCCCTCTACGAGGCCAAGGCCGGGTTCGTCCGCCCCGAGCGCACGGTCACCGCCCACCTGGACCTGGCCGCCAAGGCCGGTGCCGAACTGCACTACTCCGAGCCGGTGCTGGACTGGGAAACCGACGGCGAGGGTGTGCGCGTGCGCACCGCGGCCGCGACCTACCGCGCGGAGAAGCTGGTCATCTGCCCCGGCGCCTGGGCCCCCGGCCTGCTCGCCGACCTGCGCGTGCCGTTCAAGGTCGAACGCCAGATCCAGTACTGGTTCGAGCCCACCGGCGGCATCGCCCCGTTCCAGCCCGAGGTCCACCCCATCTACATCTGGGAGGCCGACGGCGGCACCCAGGCCTACGGCTTCCCGGCCAGCGACGGCCCGGACGGCGGCGCCAAGGTCGCCTTTTTCCGCGTCGGCTCCGAGTGCACCCCCGACACCATCGACCGCACCGTGCACCCGCACGAGGTCGAGGCGATGGCGGCGTTCATGCGCCCGCGCATCCCGGACCTGCCCGGCACCTACCTGCGGGCGGCCACCTGCATGTACACCACGACCGCGGACGAGCACTTCGTCATCGCCACCCACCCCGGGCACGACCGCGTCACCGTGGCCTGCGGCTTCTCCGGCCACGGCTTCAAGTTCGTCCCCGTGGTCGGCGAGATCCTGGCCGACCTGTCACTCACCGGCACCACCGCGCACCCGATCGAGCTGTTCCGCCCGGAACGCCTCCAGACCTCCGAGGTGAACCCGTGA
- a CDS encoding aromatic ring-hydroxylating oxygenase subunit alpha codes for MTTTGLPPSLLATLPGSAYTDPAFFTAEQEKLFEAMWFCAVRAGDLAGPGAFRTVQVGRENVILTRNRAGQPRAFLNVCRHRGARVCPAESGTVKRNFQCGYHAWTYDLDGKLIAAPNLTKMPDIDRGEYGLTGVHVQEWLGYLWVCLADDPPSFSGTVQQAVTERLGELGAIDSYTIDRLSVGRRIVYDVRANWKLIVENFMECYHCATIHPELTEVLPEFADGYAAQYYVGHGAEFGEEVQGFTVDGSPGFDSLPELADEQERRYYAITVKPQVFINLVPDHIIFHRMFPLAHDRTVVECDWLYSEDVVTSGKDVSRSVELFHRVNEQDFHACEITQPAMASKAYRSGGVLVPSEHHIGSFHHWVLTSLDKSIPTSGCAKPAD; via the coding sequence GTGACCACCACCGGTCTGCCCCCGAGCCTGCTCGCCACCCTGCCCGGCTCCGCCTACACCGACCCGGCCTTCTTCACCGCCGAACAGGAGAAGCTGTTCGAGGCGATGTGGTTCTGCGCGGTCCGCGCGGGCGACCTGGCCGGACCGGGCGCCTTCCGCACCGTGCAGGTCGGGCGGGAGAACGTCATCCTCACCCGCAACCGCGCGGGCCAGCCCCGGGCCTTCCTCAACGTGTGCCGCCACCGCGGCGCGCGGGTCTGCCCGGCCGAGTCCGGCACGGTCAAGCGCAACTTCCAGTGCGGCTACCACGCCTGGACCTACGACCTGGACGGCAAGCTCATCGCCGCCCCGAACCTGACGAAGATGCCCGACATCGACCGCGGGGAGTACGGCCTGACCGGCGTCCACGTCCAGGAATGGCTGGGCTACCTGTGGGTGTGCCTCGCGGACGACCCGCCGTCGTTCTCCGGCACCGTGCAGCAGGCCGTGACCGAACGCCTGGGCGAACTGGGCGCGATCGACTCCTACACCATCGACCGCCTGTCGGTGGGCCGCCGGATCGTCTACGACGTGCGCGCGAACTGGAAGCTCATCGTCGAGAACTTCATGGAGTGCTACCACTGCGCGACCATCCACCCCGAGCTGACCGAGGTGCTGCCCGAGTTCGCCGACGGCTACGCCGCCCAGTACTACGTGGGCCACGGCGCGGAGTTCGGCGAGGAGGTCCAGGGCTTCACCGTGGACGGCAGCCCCGGCTTCGACTCGCTGCCCGAGCTGGCCGACGAGCAGGAGCGCCGCTACTACGCGATCACCGTCAAACCGCAGGTGTTCATCAACCTGGTGCCCGACCACATCATCTTCCACCGCATGTTCCCGCTCGCCCACGACCGCACCGTGGTGGAGTGTGACTGGCTTTACAGCGAGGACGTCGTCACATCGGGCAAAGATGTCTCCCGATCGGTGGAGCTGTTCCACCGGGTCAACGAGCAGGATTTCCACGCATGCGAAATCACCCAACCGGCGATGGCCTCCAAGGCCTACCGGTCAGGTGGCGTGTTGGTGCCGAGCGAGCACCACATCGGCTCGTTCCACCACTGGGTCCTGACATCTCTCGACAAGTCAATACCCACTTCGGGGTGCGCCAAACCCGCGGATTGA
- a CDS encoding aldehyde dehydrogenase family protein, translating to MAELFIGGKWLTPEAGGQREIRCPANGEFVGTVAEATRADTELAIAAARTAFDSGPWPRTPAAERGRLLLRVADLLQRDKVALARAEALDTGKRLVEAEYDIDDVTACFRYFGSIAATEAGRVVDTGNPDATSKVVYEPVGVCGLITPWNYPLLQTAWKVAPALAAGCTFVLKPSELTPTTAIILMRLLAEAGLPPGAANLVLGAGPEAGAPLSEHPDVDLVSFTGGLATGQRVMAAAAATVKKVALELGGKNPNVVFADADFDTAVDYALTAVFLHSGQVCSAGARLIVQQEWHDRFVDALVERANKIRLGGPFDDKAESGPLISAAHRDKVEAYVAAGIAEGAVLRCGGERPAEEQLADGYFYRPTILDHCVSTMSVVQEESFGPVLTVETFTDEDDAVRIANDTHYGLAGAVFSGDVGKAERVAARLRHGTIWINDYHPYLPQAEWGGFKRSGVGRELGPSGLAEYREAKHIWHNLRPAPQRWFSGE from the coding sequence ATGGCCGAGCTGTTCATCGGCGGCAAGTGGCTGACCCCCGAAGCGGGTGGTCAGCGGGAGATCCGGTGTCCGGCGAACGGGGAGTTCGTCGGCACCGTCGCCGAGGCCACGCGCGCGGACACCGAGCTGGCCATCGCGGCCGCGCGCACGGCCTTCGACAGCGGGCCGTGGCCGCGCACCCCGGCCGCCGAGCGGGGCAGGCTGCTGCTGCGGGTGGCCGACCTCCTGCAACGGGACAAGGTGGCGCTGGCCCGGGCCGAAGCCCTGGACACCGGCAAGCGCCTGGTCGAGGCCGAGTACGACATCGACGACGTGACGGCCTGCTTCCGCTACTTCGGCTCGATCGCGGCCACCGAGGCGGGCCGGGTGGTCGACACCGGCAACCCGGACGCCACCAGCAAGGTCGTCTACGAGCCGGTCGGCGTCTGCGGGCTGATCACGCCGTGGAACTACCCGTTGCTCCAGACGGCGTGGAAGGTCGCGCCCGCCCTGGCCGCCGGGTGCACGTTCGTGCTCAAGCCGAGTGAGCTGACCCCGACCACCGCGATCATCCTGATGCGGCTGCTGGCCGAGGCCGGGCTGCCGCCGGGCGCGGCGAACCTGGTGCTGGGCGCGGGCCCGGAGGCGGGCGCACCGCTGTCCGAGCACCCGGACGTGGACCTGGTCTCCTTCACCGGCGGCCTGGCCACCGGGCAGCGCGTGATGGCCGCCGCCGCGGCCACGGTCAAGAAGGTCGCCCTGGAGCTGGGCGGCAAGAACCCGAACGTCGTCTTCGCCGACGCCGACTTCGACACCGCCGTGGACTACGCGCTGACCGCGGTGTTCCTGCACTCCGGCCAGGTCTGCTCGGCCGGGGCGCGGCTGATCGTGCAGCAGGAGTGGCACGACCGCTTCGTCGACGCGCTGGTCGAGCGGGCGAACAAGATCCGGCTGGGCGGGCCCTTCGACGACAAGGCCGAGTCCGGGCCGCTGATCTCGGCCGCGCACCGGGACAAGGTAGAGGCCTACGTGGCCGCCGGGATCGCCGAGGGCGCCGTGCTGCGCTGCGGTGGCGAACGCCCGGCCGAGGAGCAGCTGGCCGACGGCTACTTCTACCGCCCGACCATCCTGGACCACTGCGTCTCCACCATGTCGGTGGTGCAGGAGGAGTCCTTCGGCCCGGTGCTCACGGTGGAGACCTTCACCGACGAGGACGACGCGGTGCGCATCGCCAACGACACGCACTACGGCCTGGCCGGTGCGGTGTTCTCCGGCGACGTCGGCAAGGCCGAGCGCGTGGCGGCGCGGCTGCGGCACGGCACGATCTGGATCAACGACTACCACCCCTACCTGCCCCAGGCGGAGTGGGGCGGGTTCAAGCGGTCGGGCGTCGGCCGCGAGCTGGGCCCCAGCGGCCTGGCCGAGTACCGCGAGGCCAAGCACATCTGGCACAACCTGCGGCCGGCACCCCAGCGGTGGTTCTCCGGCGAGTGA
- a CDS encoding APC family permease yields MTTTVRSDDAELTEFGYRQELKRTLGNFHTFAAGISYISILTGTFQLFYLGFAQGGPAYWWSWPMVFAGQLMVALCFAELAARYPIAGSIYNWSKRLSNPHTSWLAGWMMLAASTVSIAATALALQITLPQIWDVFTFVEDPATNAVILGSLLIVFTTVVNACGVKLMARINSAGVLIELVAAVVMIVVLAVFAVRGPSVVLETHATGDGHSIGYLGAFLTASLASAYVMYGFDTAASLGEESINPCRNAPKAILRALVASFAIGGLILLFALMAVGNINAPELSTIGLQYIILDVLGPVVGKIFLVAVAVAIVVCVLAVHTAAIRMTFAMARDNNLPASGKLAKVSPRFQTPVLPAVVLGAVGIVVLLVNIGQPQIFSVVTSIAIILIYLAYLLVTVPMLIARLRGQWPLPLAEGSEPRFSLGKLGLPINVLAVLWGGAMVVNLIWPRQVIYNPSPPFHWYLQWGAVIVVALVAVGGFAYYWFVQRHRSGVLADHASVREEEGEKV; encoded by the coding sequence ATGACGACAACCGTCCGCTCGGACGACGCCGAGCTCACCGAGTTCGGCTACCGCCAGGAACTGAAGAGAACACTCGGGAACTTCCACACCTTCGCCGCCGGGATCAGCTACATCTCGATCCTGACCGGTACGTTCCAGCTGTTCTACCTGGGCTTCGCCCAGGGCGGCCCGGCCTACTGGTGGTCCTGGCCCATGGTCTTCGCCGGCCAGCTCATGGTCGCGCTGTGCTTCGCCGAGCTCGCCGCCCGCTACCCGATCGCGGGCTCGATCTACAACTGGTCCAAGCGCCTGTCCAACCCGCACACCTCGTGGCTGGCCGGGTGGATGATGCTCGCGGCCAGCACCGTCTCCATCGCCGCGACCGCCCTGGCCCTGCAGATCACCCTGCCGCAGATCTGGGACGTGTTCACCTTCGTCGAGGACCCCGCGACCAACGCGGTGATCCTGGGCAGCCTGCTCATCGTGTTCACCACCGTCGTGAACGCGTGCGGGGTCAAGCTGATGGCCCGTATCAACAGCGCGGGTGTGCTGATCGAGCTGGTCGCCGCCGTGGTCATGATCGTCGTACTGGCGGTCTTCGCCGTGCGCGGACCGTCGGTGGTGCTGGAGACCCACGCCACCGGTGACGGGCACTCCATCGGCTACCTCGGTGCGTTCCTGACCGCGTCGCTGGCCTCGGCCTACGTGATGTACGGCTTCGACACCGCCGCCTCCCTCGGCGAGGAGTCGATCAATCCCTGCCGCAACGCGCCCAAGGCCATCCTGCGCGCCCTGGTCGCCAGCTTCGCCATCGGCGGGCTCATCCTGCTGTTCGCGCTGATGGCGGTCGGCAACATCAACGCGCCGGAGCTGTCCACGATCGGCCTGCAGTACATCATCCTGGACGTGCTCGGCCCGGTGGTCGGCAAGATCTTCCTGGTCGCGGTCGCGGTGGCCATCGTGGTGTGCGTGCTGGCCGTGCACACCGCCGCCATCCGCATGACCTTCGCCATGGCCCGCGACAACAACCTGCCCGCCAGCGGCAAGCTCGCCAAGGTCAGCCCGCGCTTCCAGACGCCGGTGCTGCCCGCGGTGGTGCTCGGCGCGGTCGGCATCGTCGTGCTGCTGGTCAACATCGGCCAGCCGCAGATCTTCTCCGTGGTCACCAGCATCGCGATCATCCTGATCTACCTGGCCTACCTGCTGGTCACGGTGCCGATGCTGATCGCCCGCCTGCGCGGCCAGTGGCCGCTGCCGCTGGCGGAGGGCAGTGAGCCCCGGTTCTCGCTGGGCAAGCTCGGGCTGCCCATCAACGTCCTGGCCGTGCTCTGGGGCGGGGCCATGGTGGTCAACCTGATCTGGCCGCGGCAGGTCATCTACAACCCGAGCCCGCCCTTCCACTGGTACCTCCAGTGGGGCGCGGTGATCGTCGTGGCGCTCGTCGCGGTCGGCGGGTTCGCCTACTACTGGTTCGTGCAGCGGCACCGCAGCGGGGTGCTCGCCGACCACGCGTCGGTGCGGGAAGAGGAAGGTGAGAAGGTTTGA
- a CDS encoding GMC family oxidoreductase yields MSEEFDYVIAGGGTAGAVVAARLSEDPSVRVCLLEAGPSDVDDEAVLRLDRWMALLESGYDWDYPVEPQATGNSFLRHARAKVLGGCSSHNSCIAFWAPAEDLDEWAAMGCTGWSASEVFPLYQRLETNDAPGEHHGRSGPVNIMTVPGQDPCGRALLAACAQAGIPTTPFNAGTTVVNGANWFQINATKEGVRASSSVSYLHPNLDRPNLVVRTGVRVKKLVIDADRRCTGVEILAEDLAHTVEVKARREVVVSCGSIDTPKLLMLSGIGPGQHLREHGIDVVVDSPGVGENLQDHPEGVIQWQAKQPMTTKSTQWWEIGIFTTTQEGLDRPDLMFHYGSVPFDMNTLRHGYPTTENGFCLTPNVTRSRSLGTVRLRSRDYRDKPMVDPRYFSHPHDERVMTHGLRLARKIVAQPAMGEWAGPELFPGDKVNSDEELLDYIQRTHNTVYHPSSTVRMGAVDDEMAPLDPQLRVKGVRGLRVADGSVMPFLVTVNPCITTMMIGEKCADMLKTS; encoded by the coding sequence TTGAGCGAGGAGTTCGACTACGTCATCGCCGGTGGCGGTACGGCGGGCGCGGTGGTGGCCGCCCGCCTGTCGGAGGACCCGAGCGTGCGGGTGTGCCTGCTGGAGGCCGGACCGTCCGATGTGGACGACGAGGCGGTGCTGCGGCTGGACCGCTGGATGGCGCTGCTGGAGTCCGGCTACGACTGGGACTACCCGGTCGAACCGCAGGCCACCGGCAACTCCTTCCTGCGGCACGCCCGCGCGAAGGTGCTGGGCGGCTGCTCCTCGCACAACTCCTGCATCGCCTTCTGGGCCCCGGCCGAGGACCTGGACGAGTGGGCGGCGATGGGCTGCACCGGCTGGAGCGCCTCGGAGGTCTTCCCGCTCTACCAGCGCCTGGAGACCAACGACGCCCCCGGTGAGCACCACGGCCGCTCCGGCCCGGTGAACATCATGACGGTGCCGGGACAGGACCCGTGCGGGCGCGCACTGCTGGCGGCGTGCGCGCAGGCGGGCATCCCCACCACCCCGTTCAACGCGGGCACCACGGTGGTCAACGGGGCCAACTGGTTCCAGATCAACGCGACCAAGGAGGGGGTGCGCGCCTCCTCCTCGGTCTCCTACCTGCACCCCAACCTGGACCGCCCGAACCTGGTGGTCCGCACCGGGGTCCGGGTCAAGAAGCTGGTCATCGACGCCGACCGGCGCTGCACCGGCGTGGAGATCCTGGCCGAGGACCTGGCGCACACCGTCGAGGTGAAGGCCCGGCGCGAGGTCGTGGTCAGCTGCGGCTCGATCGACACCCCGAAGCTGCTCATGCTCTCCGGCATCGGTCCGGGGCAGCACCTGCGCGAGCACGGCATCGACGTGGTGGTGGACTCCCCGGGTGTGGGGGAGAACCTCCAGGACCACCCCGAGGGCGTGATCCAGTGGCAGGCCAAGCAGCCGATGACCACCAAGTCCACGCAGTGGTGGGAGATCGGCATCTTCACCACCACGCAGGAGGGCCTGGACCGCCCGGACCTGATGTTCCACTACGGTTCGGTGCCCTTCGACATGAACACCCTGCGGCACGGCTACCCCACGACGGAGAACGGCTTCTGCCTGACCCCGAACGTGACCCGCAGCCGTTCGCTGGGCACGGTGCGGCTGCGCAGCCGGGACTACCGGGACAAGCCGATGGTGGACCCCCGGTACTTCAGCCACCCGCACGACGAGCGGGTGATGACCCACGGGCTGCGCCTGGCCCGCAAGATCGTCGCCCAGCCCGCGATGGGCGAGTGGGCGGGCCCGGAGCTGTTCCCCGGGGACAAGGTGAACTCGGACGAGGAGCTGCTGGACTACATCCAGCGCACGCACAACACGGTGTACCACCCGTCCTCGACCGTGCGCATGGGCGCGGTGGACGACGAGATGGCGCCGCTGGACCCGCAGCTGCGGGTGAAGGGTGTGCGGGGGCTGCGGGTGGCCGACGGTTCGGTGATGCCGTTCCTGGTCACGGTCAACCCGTGCATCACCACGATGATGATCGGCGAGAAGTGCGCTGACATGCTCAAAACGAGTTGA
- a CDS encoding DinB family protein — protein sequence MTDDRPAPPRTGSEREMLRAYLDFHRATLAMKARGLSDEDLRTRSMPPSGLTLMGLVRHLAEVERTWFRRVIDGQDIPLRWSDSGDFQAAYDPDGSTGEEAFAAWEEEVAHARRIEAAAESLDVTGHMARWGEDVSLRFVLLHMIHEYARHNGHADFLREGVDGVTGA from the coding sequence GTGACCGATGATCGACCGGCGCCGCCCCGGACCGGCTCCGAACGCGAGATGCTGCGCGCGTACCTGGACTTCCACCGCGCCACCCTGGCCATGAAGGCCCGCGGACTCTCCGATGAGGACCTGCGCACCCGCTCCATGCCGCCGTCCGGCCTGACCCTGATGGGGCTGGTGCGGCACCTGGCCGAGGTCGAGCGCACCTGGTTCCGGCGCGTGATCGACGGCCAGGACATCCCACTGCGCTGGTCGGACTCCGGCGACTTCCAGGCCGCCTACGACCCGGACGGCTCGACCGGGGAGGAGGCCTTCGCCGCGTGGGAGGAGGAGGTCGCGCACGCCCGCCGGATCGAGGCCGCGGCCGAGTCCCTGGACGTCACCGGGCACATGGCGCGGTGGGGTGAGGACGTGTCGCTGCGGTTCGTGCTGCTGCACATGATCCACGAGTACGCGCGGCACAACGGGCACGCGGACTTCCTGCGCGAGGGCGTGGACGGAGTGACCGGGGCTTAG
- a CDS encoding LysR family transcriptional regulator, whose protein sequence is MAQPPPSTRIAALERDIGERLFDRTWRGVVPTAAGEAFRHRARAALAEMGWARVDAARAARGKTGQLRVGFIGSALLAPLPGVIGRFRRTHPDVRLTLQELDSPASAAALLSGDLDVPVGREERSASPAWPSVS, encoded by the coding sequence ATCGCCCAGCCGCCGCCGTCCACGCGGATCGCGGCCCTGGAGCGCGACATCGGCGAGCGGCTGTTCGACCGCACCTGGCGCGGTGTCGTCCCCACCGCGGCTGGCGAGGCCTTCCGGCACCGGGCCCGCGCGGCGCTGGCGGAGATGGGCTGGGCCCGCGTCGACGCGGCGCGGGCCGCACGCGGGAAGACCGGCCAGCTCCGCGTCGGCTTCATCGGCTCCGCCCTGCTGGCCCCCTTGCCCGGGGTGATCGGCCGGTTCCGCCGCACGCACCCCGACGTGCGGCTCACCCTCCAGGAGCTGGACAGCCCGGCCTCCGCGGCGGCCCTGCTCTCCGGTGACCTCGACGTCCCGGTGGGCCGGGAGGAGCGGTCGGCCAGCCCCGCTTGGCCCTCGGTCTCATAG
- a CDS encoding serine hydrolase domain-containing protein: protein MPVHGLCAPRFAEVRAEFERNFAQRGETGASVHVTLDGEPVVDLWGGLADPGTGRRWTDYTFTHVWTATQGATALCAHVLAARGHLEMSAPVSRYWPEFAKGGKDGVLVAHLLNHQAGLPGLRDQLPRGAFYDWEQMTERLAAEEPLWAPGTRHGYHPFTFGFLVGELVRRVTGGSLAQFFEREIAGPLDLDFWLTLPEELDEAAAPVLPTPHLSELIPSMHLTALTDPDSPSGRALLNTGGYLSPGEADSRAARAAVLGGTGGLTNARGLACLYRPLALGGAVDGLRLVERCDVARAAAVSSASGSDAVTLVPTRFSLGFAKAVDNRHLPPADRDSLLWSEDAFGACGTGGSVGFADPAARLSFGYVTNRQGSGLGLNERGQSLIDATYRALGHRRLDGGLWYR from the coding sequence GTGCCGGTACACGGTCTGTGCGCCCCGAGATTCGCGGAGGTACGCGCCGAGTTCGAGCGCAACTTCGCCCAGCGCGGGGAGACCGGGGCCTCGGTGCACGTGACCCTGGACGGCGAACCGGTGGTGGACCTGTGGGGCGGCCTGGCCGACCCGGGCACCGGGCGGCGCTGGACCGACTACACCTTCACCCACGTCTGGACCGCCACCCAGGGCGCGACCGCGCTGTGCGCACACGTGCTCGCCGCGCGTGGTCACCTGGAGATGTCGGCGCCGGTGAGCCGGTACTGGCCGGAGTTCGCCAAGGGCGGCAAGGACGGCGTGCTGGTGGCACACCTGCTCAACCACCAGGCGGGCCTGCCGGGCCTGCGCGACCAGCTGCCACGGGGCGCCTTCTACGACTGGGAGCAGATGACCGAACGCCTGGCGGCGGAGGAACCGCTGTGGGCGCCCGGCACTCGGCACGGTTACCACCCCTTCACGTTCGGCTTCCTGGTCGGCGAGCTGGTCCGGCGCGTGACGGGCGGTTCGCTGGCGCAGTTCTTCGAGCGCGAGATCGCGGGCCCGCTGGACCTGGACTTCTGGCTGACCCTGCCGGAGGAGCTGGACGAGGCCGCGGCGCCGGTGCTGCCGACCCCGCACCTGAGCGAGCTCATCCCGAGCATGCACCTGACCGCGCTCACCGACCCGGACTCCCCCAGCGGCCGCGCCCTGCTGAACACCGGCGGCTACCTCAGCCCCGGCGAGGCGGACTCCCGGGCGGCCCGCGCGGCGGTCCTGGGCGGCACGGGCGGCCTGACCAACGCCCGGGGCCTGGCCTGCCTGTACCGGCCGCTGGCCCTGGGCGGCGCGGTGGACGGCCTGCGCCTGGTGGAACGGTGCGACGTGGCGCGGGCGGCGGCGGTCAGCTCGGCCAGCGGCTCGGACGCGGTCACCCTGGTGCCCACGCGTTTCTCGCTGGGCTTCGCCAAGGCCGTGGACAACCGGCACCTGCCCCCGGCCGACCGCGACAGCCTGCTGTGGTCGGAGGACGCCTTCGGCGCGTGCGGCACCGGCGGTTCGGTCGGGTTCGCCGATCCCGCGGCACGCCTGTCGTTCGGGTACGTGACCAACCGGCAGGGTTCGGGGCTGGGGCTCAACGAACGGGGGCAGTCGCTGATCGACGCGACCTACCGCGCGCTGGGCCACCGCCGCCTGGACGGCGGGCTCTGGTACCGCTAG
- a CDS encoding DUF7336 domain-containing protein yields the protein MYVYLLWHTSHYGGRDEKLLGVYATRTEAEDRVTRSRDLPGFREEPNGFHIAEYRVNADQWLEGFLTV from the coding sequence ATGTACGTCTACCTGTTGTGGCACACCAGTCATTACGGTGGCCGGGACGAGAAGCTGCTGGGGGTCTACGCGACCCGCACCGAAGCCGAGGACCGCGTGACGCGTTCCCGGGACCTGCCCGGATTCCGCGAGGAGCCCAATGGCTTCCACATCGCCGAGTACCGGGTCAACGCCGACCAGTGGTTGGAGGGGTTCCTCACGGTCTGA
- a CDS encoding antitoxin, giving the protein MGNLKDKAKDMLGKHGDKADQAVDKAGEFADEKTGGKHTEHIDKAEDKAKEGLDRFGGQQ; this is encoded by the coding sequence ATGGGCAATCTGAAGGACAAGGCCAAGGACATGCTCGGCAAGCACGGCGACAAGGCCGACCAGGCCGTCGACAAGGCCGGGGAGTTCGCCGATGAGAAGACCGGCGGCAAGCACACCGAGCACATCGACAAGGCCGAGGACAAGGCCAAGGAAGGCCTGGACCGCTTCGGCGGCCAGCAGTAG
- a CDS encoding winged helix-turn-helix transcriptional regulator has product MTGGVQLNPGGSGAGYEVFHTDCPARAVVDHVTSRWGIWVLISLRNKDLRFYELRESIQGISEKMLSQTLRALLRDDLVWRAVEPTTPPQVTYGLTEFGQEVGEPLTELFDRITRRLPPRAADQPGGGARA; this is encoded by the coding sequence GTGACGGGAGGCGTCCAGCTCAACCCAGGCGGGTCCGGGGCGGGTTATGAGGTGTTTCACACCGACTGCCCGGCGCGCGCCGTGGTCGACCACGTCACCAGTCGCTGGGGCATCTGGGTGCTGATCTCCCTGCGGAACAAGGACCTCCGCTTCTACGAGCTGCGCGAGAGCATCCAGGGCATCAGCGAGAAGATGCTGTCCCAGACCCTGCGCGCCCTCCTCCGCGACGACCTGGTCTGGCGCGCGGTCGAGCCGACCACCCCGCCGCAGGTCACCTACGGTCTGACGGAGTTCGGCCAGGAGGTCGGCGAACCGCTGACCGAGCTGTTCGACCGCATCACCCGCAGGCTGCCGCCACGCGCGGCGGACCAGCCCGGCGGCGGCGCACGGGCCTGA